One stretch of Synechococcus sp. UW179A DNA includes these proteins:
- a CDS encoding photosystem I assembly protein Ycf4 — translation MAADLLEQPVVGSRRLSNVLVAGMVTIGGVGFLFASLSSYLGRDLLPLGHPAGLVFVPQGLVMGLYSIAAALLATYLWTVIAIDVGAGMNRFDKASGVVTISRRGFRKPISVEIPIKDIKAVKVEVRDGFNTRRRVSLRVQGRRDMPLTRVGEPLPLAQLEQDGAELARFLNVNLEGL, via the coding sequence ATGGCCGCTGATCTGCTTGAACAACCTGTCGTCGGTTCACGGCGGCTGTCCAATGTCTTGGTCGCCGGCATGGTCACCATCGGTGGTGTTGGCTTTTTGTTCGCCTCACTCTCTAGTTATTTGGGGCGTGATCTGCTTCCGCTCGGTCACCCCGCAGGACTTGTATTCGTCCCTCAGGGTCTGGTGATGGGGCTGTACAGCATTGCTGCGGCCCTTCTGGCCACCTATCTCTGGACGGTGATCGCCATTGACGTGGGTGCCGGCATGAATCGGTTCGACAAAGCGTCAGGGGTCGTCACCATTTCTCGGAGGGGCTTTCGCAAGCCGATCAGTGTCGAAATTCCGATCAAAGACATCAAAGCTGTCAAGGTCGAGGTTCGTGACGGCTTCAACACCCGACGTCGTGTTTCTCTGCGAGTGCAGGGTCGACGTGACATGCCACTCACCAGAGTGGGTGAGCCTCTTCCTCTCGCTCAGCTTGAGCAGGACGGGGCTGAGCTTGCACGCTTTCTAAATGTGAATCTGGAAGGCCTCTAA
- a CDS encoding peptidylprolyl isomerase — MIRQSLQSLLTLALCLPLLVSCASSTTASMPVGCDQASSPCLQGKASVELTTSKGSITLELDGDAAPVTAGNFLDLVQRGAYNGTVFHRVVRDPVPFVIQGGDPSSSDPATPKSQYGTGSFVDPTTGQARFVPLELSFNGEDQPRYGRVVSNPTELLQLKLSHERGALAMARSQAPDSASAQFYIALKPLPELDGRYAVFGRVTEGLDVVDAIRQDDTLVKARVLTPGL; from the coding sequence ATGATCCGTCAATCACTTCAATCACTCCTAACACTTGCCTTATGTCTGCCGCTGCTAGTGAGCTGCGCGTCCAGCACTACAGCTTCGATGCCGGTTGGTTGCGACCAGGCCAGCAGCCCTTGTCTTCAGGGCAAGGCCAGCGTTGAGCTCACCACCAGCAAGGGTTCGATCACTCTTGAACTCGATGGAGATGCCGCTCCTGTGACGGCTGGAAATTTCTTGGATCTGGTTCAAAGAGGTGCTTACAACGGCACCGTTTTTCATCGCGTGGTTCGGGACCCTGTTCCATTTGTGATTCAAGGCGGCGATCCCTCCTCCAGTGATCCAGCGACTCCGAAGTCGCAGTATGGAACAGGCAGCTTCGTGGATCCAACCACCGGCCAGGCCCGATTTGTGCCTCTTGAGCTTTCCTTCAACGGCGAAGATCAACCCCGTTACGGAAGGGTTGTCAGCAATCCCACTGAGCTTCTGCAGCTGAAGCTCAGCCATGAACGCGGCGCCCTGGCGATGGCTCGGTCCCAGGCCCCAGATTCAGCCAGCGCACAGTTTTACATCGCACTGAAGCCCCTCCCAGAGTTGGATGGTCGTTACGCCGTTTTTGGGCGTGTGACGGAAGGTCTTGATGTGGTGGATGCCATCCGCCAGGACGACACCCTCGTGAAGGCCAGGGTGTTGACGCCAGGCCTCTGA
- the ilvN gene encoding acetolactate synthase small subunit has translation MKHTLSVLVEDESGALSRIAGLFARRGFNIDSLAVGPAEAVGRSRLTMVVEGDEQTVQQMTKQLDKLVNVLQVLDLSQRPAVERELMLMKVSAPAAQRSAILELVQVFRAKVVDVADDALTLEVVGDPGKLVALERLMTPYGIEEIARTGKVALERASGVNTEMLKASSSGGRVPA, from the coding sequence ATGAAGCACACTCTGTCGGTTCTGGTGGAGGACGAATCCGGCGCCCTCAGCCGTATCGCCGGCCTGTTCGCTCGCCGCGGCTTCAACATCGACAGCCTTGCGGTCGGTCCTGCTGAGGCTGTTGGTCGCTCAAGACTGACCATGGTGGTCGAGGGCGACGAGCAGACCGTTCAACAGATGACCAAACAGCTCGACAAACTTGTCAATGTGCTGCAGGTTCTCGACCTCTCCCAACGTCCTGCCGTGGAACGCGAGTTGATGTTGATGAAAGTTTCCGCACCGGCGGCGCAGCGCAGCGCAATCCTGGAATTGGTTCAGGTGTTCAGAGCCAAGGTGGTCGATGTGGCGGACGATGCTCTGACCCTGGAGGTTGTCGGTGATCCAGGCAAACTAGTTGCGCTAGAACGCCTAATGACTCCCTACGGCATTGAGGAAATCGCTCGAACTGGCAAGGTTGCACTGGAAAGAGCTTCAGGGGTGAACACCGAAATGCTCAAGGCTTCAAGCAGCGGCGGGCGCGTACCCGCCTGA